A genome region from Chengkuizengella sp. SCS-71B includes the following:
- a CDS encoding amino acid ABC transporter ATP-binding protein, translating to MISINGLVKNFGELEVIKGIDLNIEKGKIVVLIGPSGSGKTTFLRCLNVLETPTEGKIQIDGNVLDFSRSVSKKSVTQFRSLTGMVFQSYNLFPHMTALGNVMEGPVTVKKIPNAEARKKAEDLLQKVGLADKIDYYPFQLSGGQQQRVGIARALAMEPKVMLFDEPTSALDPELVGEVLRVMENLANEGMTMIVVTHEMRFAKDVADEVIFIDGGYIVERGHPDQIFNHPKEERTKQFLSVFE from the coding sequence ATGATAAGTATAAACGGTTTAGTTAAGAACTTTGGTGAGCTAGAGGTAATCAAAGGGATTGACCTTAACATAGAGAAAGGTAAAATCGTGGTTCTAATCGGTCCTTCTGGATCAGGTAAAACTACTTTTTTAAGGTGTTTAAACGTATTAGAGACACCAACAGAAGGCAAAATACAAATTGATGGAAATGTTTTAGATTTTTCAAGATCTGTTTCTAAAAAATCAGTGACACAATTTCGTTCTTTAACTGGGATGGTATTTCAAAGTTATAACTTATTTCCTCATATGACCGCTTTAGGAAATGTAATGGAAGGACCAGTTACAGTGAAAAAAATCCCAAATGCTGAAGCAAGAAAAAAGGCTGAAGATCTCCTTCAAAAAGTAGGCTTAGCAGATAAAATAGATTACTATCCTTTTCAATTATCAGGTGGACAGCAACAACGAGTTGGGATTGCACGAGCTTTGGCAATGGAACCAAAAGTGATGTTATTTGATGAACCGACCTCAGCACTTGATCCTGAGCTTGTGGGTGAAGTTTTAAGAGTAATGGAAAACCTTGCAAATGAAGGAATGACGATGATAGTTGTCACACATGAAATGCGTTTCGCTAAGGATGTAGCTGATGAGGTTATTTTTATAGACGGTGGTTATATAGTAGAACGCGGGCATCCAGATCAAATATTTAATCATCCAAAAGAGGAACGTACCAAACAATTTTTAAGCGTATTTGAATAA
- a CDS encoding ABC transporter permease subunit has translation MYLNNSFINLEFTELYDLAQSSLIPLLEGALYYTIPLTIISFIIGLTLAVLSAVARISTIKFLQTISRIYVSIIRGTPLLVQLFIIFYGLPNIGVTLDPFPSAIIGFSLNVGAYGSEIIRASILSIPKGQWEAGYSIGMSYTKTLQRIILPQAARVSVPPLSNTFISLVKDTSLASLVLVTELFRKAQQIAAKEYEFLLLYIEAAIIYWVICFILSLLQNKIENRLERYIS, from the coding sequence ATGTATCTAAATAATTCGTTTATAAATTTGGAATTCACTGAATTGTATGACTTAGCACAAAGCTCCCTAATTCCATTATTAGAGGGAGCTTTGTATTACACAATTCCATTAACCATCATTTCATTTATTATTGGATTAACTTTGGCTGTTCTATCCGCAGTTGCAAGAATTTCTACAATTAAGTTTTTACAAACTATATCTAGAATTTATGTTTCTATTATAAGAGGTACCCCTTTACTCGTTCAGTTATTTATTATATTTTATGGATTACCTAATATTGGAGTTACACTTGATCCATTTCCTTCGGCCATTATTGGATTTTCTTTAAATGTAGGGGCATACGGTTCAGAAATTATTAGAGCTTCTATTCTCTCTATTCCTAAAGGACAATGGGAGGCTGGTTACTCCATTGGAATGTCCTACACTAAAACTTTACAAAGAATCATCTTACCACAAGCAGCCCGGGTATCTGTTCCGCCATTATCTAACACATTCATAAGTCTAGTTAAAGATACATCGTTAGCCTCTTTAGTTCTTGTAACAGAATTGTTTCGTAAGGCTCAACAAATTGCAGCAAAAGAATATGAATTTTTATTATTATATATAGAAGCAGCCATTATTTATTGGGTTATTTGTTTTATATTGTCTCTGTTGCAAAATAAAATTGAAAATAGATTAGAAAGATATATTTCATAG
- a CDS encoding amino acid ABC transporter substrate-binding protein, with the protein MKKRMTIALSFLIVIAMIITACGQSDENNESTEENEIPSEEQTDLLANIQESGVLKVGTEGTYPPFTFHDDSGQLTGFDVEIAREIAARLGVEAEFLETQWDGIMAGLDAKRFDVIANQVGIRADRKEKYDFSIPYITSSAVIVTKADNDAVNSVEDIKGLTSAQSLTSNYESIALEYGAVIEPVEGFTQAISLIQSNRVDITINDRLTVLDYITQKGEENIKVIPTIEEKSPSGILIRKGNETLVEAINKAIEEMMEDGTYLEISMKWFGEDVSK; encoded by the coding sequence ATGAAAAAAAGAATGACAATTGCGTTATCTTTTCTTATTGTTATCGCAATGATAATAACAGCTTGCGGACAGTCAGATGAAAATAATGAATCCACAGAGGAGAATGAAATTCCATCTGAAGAACAGACAGACTTGCTAGCCAACATTCAAGAAAGTGGTGTTTTAAAAGTAGGTACTGAGGGTACATATCCGCCATTTACGTTCCATGATGATAGTGGTCAATTGACAGGGTTTGACGTAGAAATTGCTCGTGAAATTGCTGCTCGTTTAGGGGTTGAAGCAGAGTTTCTAGAAACACAATGGGATGGTATTATGGCAGGATTAGATGCTAAACGTTTTGATGTGATTGCGAATCAAGTAGGAATTAGGGCAGATCGTAAAGAAAAGTATGATTTTTCAATTCCCTATATTACTTCTTCTGCTGTCATTGTAACAAAAGCAGATAATGATGCTGTCAATAGTGTTGAGGATATCAAAGGACTAACTTCTGCACAATCTTTAACAAGTAACTATGAAAGTATAGCTCTAGAATATGGCGCTGTTATTGAACCTGTGGAAGGATTTACACAAGCCATATCACTTATACAATCAAATAGAGTAGATATCACGATAAATGATCGACTAACCGTGTTGGATTACATAACACAAAAAGGTGAGGAAAACATCAAAGTCATTCCTACGATTGAAGAGAAATCACCGAGTGGTATTTTGATAAGAAAAGGAAACGAGACATTAGTAGAAGCCATCAACAAAGCTATAGAAGAAATGATGGAGGACGGCACATATTTAGAAATTTCAATGAAATGGTTTGGTGAAGATGTATCTAAATAA
- a CDS encoding putative glycoside hydrolase has protein sequence MELIFALLFTLWGNVNDNTQQNQSVAQLLENAMHFRNSIVEEESMTYPKDENIGTAEWIKKDPQPEGIPDIKGVYSTAYTANGGSKFDTILQLMDETELNSIVVDIKDDYGYVTYKSENPEIVKYGNTKPFIKDVNDLMSTLEAHDVYPIARVVVFKDSVLAKQRPDLSFLNTNGSVWFNGKGDGFVNPYVQEVWEYNVEVAKEAAKLGFKEIQFDYVRFPEGFEKRADILTYHQTDISRTDVVADFVKYAREQLNPLGVRISVDIFGYAASVPAAEGIGQDFNKISKYVDVISPMVYPSHYSTGWFGSTVPDAAPYTTIYGSMIDTHKKLEEIQEYKPVIRPWIQDFTATWVKGYIPYGKKEVEEQIRALHDSGVNEFLLWNAGNRFSPDVNYDLQ, from the coding sequence ATGGAACTTATATTTGCACTTTTATTCACATTATGGGGAAATGTTAACGACAACACACAGCAAAATCAATCTGTAGCACAATTGTTAGAAAATGCAATGCATTTTAGAAATTCAATTGTTGAAGAAGAATCAATGACTTATCCTAAGGACGAAAACATTGGTACCGCTGAATGGATAAAGAAAGACCCCCAACCAGAAGGAATTCCTGACATTAAAGGCGTATATTCTACAGCATACACTGCTAACGGAGGAAGCAAGTTTGACACCATATTACAACTTATGGACGAAACAGAACTTAACTCCATTGTTGTAGATATTAAAGATGATTACGGATATGTTACATACAAGTCAGAGAATCCTGAAATCGTAAAGTATGGAAATACCAAACCATTTATTAAAGATGTAAATGATTTAATGTCTACATTAGAAGCTCATGATGTATACCCTATTGCAAGAGTTGTTGTTTTTAAAGATTCCGTCCTTGCCAAACAACGACCTGATTTATCTTTTTTAAATACAAATGGGTCTGTTTGGTTTAATGGAAAGGGAGATGGATTTGTAAATCCATATGTACAAGAAGTTTGGGAATACAATGTTGAAGTTGCTAAAGAAGCTGCAAAGTTAGGGTTTAAAGAAATTCAATTTGATTATGTTCGTTTTCCTGAAGGTTTTGAGAAGAGAGCAGATATTTTAACCTATCATCAAACAGACATCTCACGAACGGATGTTGTCGCAGATTTTGTGAAATACGCTCGTGAACAGCTTAATCCATTAGGTGTCCGTATTTCTGTTGATATTTTTGGATATGCAGCTTCAGTTCCAGCAGCTGAAGGAATTGGCCAGGATTTTAATAAAATCTCAAAATATGTTGATGTCATCAGTCCCATGGTATATCCAAGTCACTACTCTACAGGTTGGTTTGGTTCTACAGTTCCAGATGCTGCTCCTTACACAACCATTTATGGTTCAATGATTGACACTCATAAAAAACTTGAGGAAATTCAGGAATATAAACCAGTGATCCGACCATGGATTCAAGATTTTACAGCAACATGGGTTAAAGGATACATTCCTTATGGTAAAAAAGAAGTGGAAGAGCAAATAAGAGCTTTACATGATTCAGGCGTAAACGAATTCCTACTTTGGAATGCTGGAAATAGATTCTCACCAGACGTTAATTATGATTTACAATAA
- a CDS encoding DEAD/DEAH box helicase, producing the protein MTTFNDFKLERSVIQAIQDLGFEEATPIQAQTIPEALSGTDLIGQAQTGTGKTAAFSIPLIQKIEKEEQKIVSLIMAPTRELAIQVAEEINKLSKFKGIRSLPIYGGQDIVKQIRALKKKPQIIIGTPGRLLDHIRRKTIKLSDVHTVILDEADEMLDMGFMEDIQSILKLVPEERQTMLFSATMPPNIKKLAQQFLTDPKHISVAPKKVSSPNISQYYIELHERQKFEALGRLLDMESPDLAIVFGRTKRRVDELSEALKKRGYPAEGLHGDLTQNQRDQVMRKFRDGSIDVLVATDVAARGLDVSGVSHVINFDLPQDPESYVHRIGRTGRAGKEGSAWTFVTPRETDHLHFIEKVTRHKIFKKPLPSFSEALEGKQKIMAERLLNVIQSKEFTQYKGISIQLLEEYDSVDVLAAAFKLLTGDDKQEVRIQLTPEEPIRGKKKRQPFRRRVTSSNNGGSKSGGGYKSSGYKGNSYKGSGYKGSNANSKSSRSARFNEKGDKKQYQKAGKHI; encoded by the coding sequence TTGACAACATTCAATGATTTCAAGCTTGAACGATCAGTCATTCAAGCAATACAAGATTTAGGGTTTGAAGAAGCAACACCAATACAAGCCCAAACTATTCCAGAAGCTTTATCAGGAACGGATTTAATTGGTCAAGCACAGACTGGAACGGGAAAAACAGCTGCGTTTTCCATACCTTTAATTCAAAAGATTGAAAAAGAAGAGCAAAAAATTGTTTCCCTCATAATGGCTCCAACCCGTGAACTAGCCATACAGGTTGCTGAGGAAATCAATAAGTTATCCAAGTTCAAGGGCATTCGTTCCTTACCTATTTACGGCGGGCAGGATATTGTGAAGCAGATTCGTGCCTTAAAGAAAAAGCCACAAATTATTATCGGTACACCAGGAAGGTTATTAGATCATATTCGTCGAAAAACGATAAAACTAAGTGATGTTCATACTGTAATTTTAGATGAAGCCGATGAAATGTTAGATATGGGATTTATGGAGGATATTCAATCCATATTAAAATTGGTGCCAGAGGAGCGTCAAACGATGTTATTCTCTGCAACGATGCCTCCTAACATTAAGAAACTTGCACAGCAATTTTTAACAGATCCAAAACATATATCTGTAGCACCTAAGAAAGTAAGTTCACCTAACATATCTCAGTATTATATTGAACTTCATGAAAGACAAAAATTTGAAGCTTTAGGTAGATTGCTTGATATGGAATCCCCTGATTTAGCCATCGTATTTGGTCGTACGAAGCGACGTGTTGATGAGCTATCAGAAGCTCTTAAAAAAAGAGGTTATCCAGCGGAGGGATTACATGGTGATTTAACACAAAATCAACGTGATCAAGTCATGAGAAAGTTCCGTGATGGAAGTATAGATGTATTAGTAGCTACAGATGTAGCTGCTCGTGGATTAGATGTTTCTGGTGTTAGTCACGTAATAAATTTTGATTTGCCGCAGGATCCAGAAAGTTATGTGCATAGAATTGGTCGTACTGGTCGTGCAGGTAAGGAAGGATCTGCATGGACCTTTGTAACTCCAAGGGAAACGGATCATCTTCATTTTATTGAAAAAGTGACAAGACATAAAATATTCAAAAAGCCTTTACCTAGCTTCTCTGAAGCACTTGAAGGTAAACAAAAGATTATGGCTGAGAGATTATTAAATGTGATTCAATCTAAAGAATTTACACAATATAAAGGAATCTCCATCCAGCTTTTAGAGGAATATGATTCAGTTGATGTTTTAGCCGCAGCATTTAAACTTCTAACCGGTGATGATAAACAAGAAGTAAGAATTCAATTAACTCCTGAGGAACCAATACGAGGAAAGAAAAAGAGACAACCATTTAGAAGACGTGTTACAAGTTCAAATAATGGCGGTTCAAAAAGCGGTGGAGGATACAAAAGCAGCGGTTATAAAGGTAACAGTTACAAAGGTAGTGGGTATAAAGGCAGCAATGCTAATTCAAAATCATCTCGTTCTGCTCGTTTTAATGAGAAGGGCGATAAAAAACAATATCAAAAAGCAGGAAAACATATTTAA
- a CDS encoding YesL family protein: METNGIMSGLYRVSEWIMRFSVINLLWLLCSLPVVFFVLTSLLMEETSQVIMNFIIIAIISPFTLFPATAAMFVVVRKWLTGAEDAPLFKTYFKGYKENYLQSMLGGFFYCILFTVMIVNIDFYNNYSNNLQFLSIFILILLVILIISLFYFFPLMVHLHLKLNVLLKNTFVLTIGKPLYSLGLALTNFLILYISFQYFTFLIVIFMGSAMAFCTYYYFNMLIQKIHSLEENSDSK, from the coding sequence ATGGAAACTAATGGTATAATGAGTGGGCTTTATAGAGTATCTGAATGGATCATGAGATTTTCTGTTATTAATCTTTTATGGTTGTTGTGCTCTTTACCTGTTGTGTTTTTTGTTTTAACATCTTTACTCATGGAAGAAACAAGTCAAGTCATTATGAATTTTATTATTATAGCCATAATCTCGCCATTCACACTATTCCCAGCTACAGCTGCGATGTTTGTGGTAGTTAGAAAATGGTTAACTGGTGCAGAAGATGCGCCATTATTTAAAACATATTTTAAAGGATATAAAGAAAATTATTTGCAAAGTATGTTAGGTGGATTCTTTTATTGTATTTTATTTACGGTTATGATCGTTAATATTGATTTTTATAATAATTACTCTAACAATTTACAGTTTTTATCCATATTTATTTTGATTCTTTTAGTAATATTAATCATATCATTATTTTATTTTTTCCCATTGATGGTTCATTTGCATTTGAAACTTAATGTGTTACTTAAAAATACTTTTGTTTTAACTATAGGTAAACCACTATATTCGCTAGGGTTAGCATTGACAAACTTTTTGATATTGTATATAAGCTTCCAATATTTCACTTTTCTTATTGTTATTTTTATGGGAAGTGCGATGGCATTTTGTACTTATTATTATTTCAATATGCTTATTCAAAAAATACATAGTCTAGAGGAAAACAGCGATAGTAAATAG
- the sleB gene encoding spore cortex-lytic enzyme — protein sequence MNYILKVSFSAFLSFSLLFSPFMSTQSHAFTEQIMDVGAKGQNVIDLQKRLKYIGFYAGEIDGIYGTVTKEAVRNFQTKFGLEQVDGIAGEKTKEMLLKASKDLYLTPAGPELNTEFSSQDIQYMAQAVYGEARGESYEGKVAVAAVILNRVEHPDFPNTVKGVIFETRAFTAVADGQIWLEPDAEAYKAVYDAINGLDPTKEAIYYFNPDTATSEWIWSRPQIKKIDSHIFAY from the coding sequence ATGAATTACATTCTTAAAGTCAGCTTCTCAGCATTCCTAAGCTTTTCGCTTTTGTTCAGTCCATTCATGTCCACTCAATCCCATGCTTTTACTGAACAAATTATGGATGTTGGAGCTAAAGGTCAAAACGTAATTGATTTGCAGAAACGTTTAAAATATATTGGTTTTTATGCAGGAGAAATTGATGGTATTTACGGTACAGTAACAAAAGAAGCAGTTAGGAATTTTCAAACGAAATTTGGTTTAGAACAGGTAGATGGTATTGCTGGTGAGAAAACAAAAGAGATGCTTTTAAAAGCATCTAAAGATTTATATCTTACTCCAGCAGGACCCGAATTAAATACAGAATTTAGTTCACAAGATATCCAGTATATGGCACAAGCTGTATATGGTGAAGCTAGAGGGGAATCGTATGAAGGTAAAGTTGCTGTTGCGGCAGTTATTTTAAACCGTGTTGAACATCCTGATTTTCCTAATACTGTTAAAGGTGTAATATTTGAAACAAGAGCATTTACAGCTGTAGCTGATGGGCAAATCTGGTTAGAACCGGATGCGGAAGCATATAAAGCTGTATATGATGCGATTAATGGTTTGGACCCAACCAAAGAAGCTATCTATTATTTCAATCCTGATACTGCCACTAGTGAATGGATTTGGAGTCGTCCGCAAATTAAGAAAATTGATAGTCATATTTTTGCTTATTGA
- a CDS encoding DUF1499 domain-containing protein, whose amino-acid sequence MIKRNLIGLFRSFEQTGDKAKYPGLETRTFKVSKDKLWDELIYVLKQHKIKVVHEVKSVGELIIEKRTISGRVQDVTITLYDINPIKTAIDIYSASRGNFGDLGSNYRTILDLLKIIDQKFAQFKE is encoded by the coding sequence ATGATAAAAAGAAATTTAATAGGTTTATTTAGAAGTTTTGAGCAAACTGGTGATAAGGCAAAATATCCAGGTCTTGAGACTAGAACTTTTAAAGTTTCTAAAGATAAATTATGGGACGAGCTCATTTATGTTTTGAAACAGCATAAAATTAAAGTCGTTCATGAAGTGAAAAGTGTTGGAGAATTGATTATAGAAAAAAGAACAATATCAGGAAGAGTGCAGGACGTAACAATTACTTTATATGATATTAACCCAATAAAAACAGCGATTGATATTTATTCAGCATCAAGAGGAAATTTTGGGGATTTGGGTTCTAATTATCGAACAATATTGGATCTTTTAAAAATAATTGATCAAAAATTCGCACAATTTAAGGAATGA
- the tpx gene encoding thiol peroxidase: protein MTQERTGIATVKGNPLTLIGPELKVGDKAPDFKVNKDLFTEVSLSEYDGKVKLISVVPSIDTGVCDAQTRKFNEAAAELGDNVIILTISADTPMAQARWCGAAGVDKVVTLSDYKTNSFGEAFGVLIKEIRLDMRSIFVLDENNTIQYTEYLKEMTDHPNYEEAINAVKKLV, encoded by the coding sequence GTGACGCAAGAACGTACTGGAATTGCTACAGTTAAAGGGAACCCACTTACATTAATTGGACCTGAATTAAAAGTTGGAGATAAAGCACCAGATTTTAAAGTGAATAAAGATTTATTTACCGAGGTTTCACTTTCAGAATATGATGGAAAAGTGAAATTAATTAGTGTAGTTCCATCTATAGATACTGGAGTTTGCGATGCTCAAACTCGTAAATTTAATGAGGCAGCAGCTGAACTTGGTGACAATGTTATTATCTTAACCATTAGTGCAGACACTCCAATGGCTCAAGCACGCTGGTGTGGGGCTGCTGGTGTGGATAAGGTTGTGACTTTATCCGACTATAAAACCAATTCATTTGGTGAAGCTTTCGGCGTACTAATTAAAGAAATTCGTTTAGATATGAGATCCATCTTTGTACTTGATGAAAATAATACAATTCAATATACAGAGTATTTAAAAGAAATGACGGACCATCCAAATTACGAAGAAGCAATTAACGCTGTTAAAAAATTAGTATAA
- a CDS encoding rhomboid family intramembrane serine protease produces MIFLRFESFREYLKFYPVTATLLGLNLIMFFITFIFSLFYGEVVSLYLLGALIYPSEISDLWRIISSMFLHGGFEHFLFNGFSLFLFGPALERLLGKLKYIVLYFCSGIIGNIISIAVYGTELFSVGASGAIYGLLGAYLFIVVYLKHRIDPQSRTTVIVILSVGMVYSFFSESVNISAHLGGLAAGFVTFSLLIRKNHI; encoded by the coding sequence ATGATATTTTTGCGTTTTGAAAGTTTTCGTGAATATTTAAAATTCTATCCTGTAACTGCTACCCTTCTAGGGCTCAATTTAATCATGTTTTTCATTACTTTTATTTTTTCATTATTTTATGGTGAAGTTGTGTCATTGTATTTATTAGGTGCTTTAATATATCCGTCTGAAATTTCAGATCTGTGGAGAATCATCAGTTCAATGTTTTTGCATGGAGGTTTTGAGCATTTTCTTTTTAATGGATTTTCTTTGTTTTTATTTGGACCTGCATTAGAAAGATTATTAGGTAAATTGAAATATATTGTGTTATATTTTTGTAGTGGTATTATTGGGAATATCATTAGTATTGCAGTTTATGGTACAGAATTATTTTCAGTAGGTGCCTCCGGAGCAATTTATGGACTATTAGGGGCTTATTTATTTATAGTTGTATATTTAAAGCATAGAATCGACCCTCAATCAAGAACTACCGTCATTGTTATATTATCAGTAGGCATGGTTTATTCCTTTTTCAGTGAAAGTGTAAACATATCTGCACATTTAGGGGGATTAGCTGCTGGTTTTGTAACTTTTTCATTACTGATAAGAAAAAATCATATTTAA
- a CDS encoding LysR family transcriptional regulator: protein MELRQLIYFVKVANKQHVTKAAEELHVAQSAVSRQIHQLEEELGVKLFIPKGRNLQLTPVGKLFLRRMESIISQFDKAVEEVHEFMDPELGEIRLGFPHSLGVDFVPLLVSKFKKTHPNVKFRFKQGKYNTLIKSLKKGEIDLALISPFPEDDDCVTGEILLTEELFAILPPDHILSNEKEIRLDQLKDDSFVLFNEEYSLRTIVWNACEIAGFTPNIGFEGEETDTIRGLVAAGMGVSLLPEIALKNSLTSLQPAKIKVIDPVVDRTIGIIHRKEEKLPLVAEFFKRFITDNFKGSN, encoded by the coding sequence TTGGAACTTAGACAATTAATATACTTTGTGAAAGTCGCAAACAAACAACATGTTACAAAAGCTGCGGAAGAGCTTCATGTAGCTCAATCAGCAGTGAGTCGTCAAATCCATCAATTAGAAGAGGAATTAGGTGTTAAACTGTTTATTCCTAAAGGAAGAAATTTGCAATTAACCCCTGTAGGTAAACTTTTTTTAAGAAGAATGGAATCAATTATTAGTCAATTTGATAAAGCGGTTGAGGAAGTTCATGAGTTTATGGACCCTGAATTAGGTGAAATACGGTTGGGATTTCCTCATAGTTTAGGGGTGGATTTTGTCCCCCTATTGGTATCAAAATTTAAAAAGACTCATCCTAATGTGAAATTTAGGTTTAAGCAAGGAAAATATAATACATTAATAAAATCTTTAAAGAAGGGTGAAATCGACTTAGCTTTGATTTCCCCCTTTCCAGAAGATGATGATTGTGTTACAGGTGAGATATTGCTTACTGAAGAACTTTTTGCAATACTTCCTCCAGATCATATTTTGTCTAATGAAAAAGAAATTCGATTAGATCAACTGAAAGATGATTCTTTTGTTTTGTTTAATGAGGAGTATTCTTTACGTACTATCGTATGGAATGCTTGTGAAATTGCTGGATTCACACCCAATATAGGGTTTGAGGGAGAGGAAACAGATACGATTAGAGGTTTGGTGGCTGCGGGAATGGGCGTAAGCTTGCTACCAGAAATTGCTTTAAAAAATAGCTTAACCTCTTTACAACCTGCAAAAATAAAAGTCATTGATCCAGTTGTAGATCGTACTATCGGTATTATCCACCGCAAAGAGGAAAAACTTCCCCTTGTTGCCGAATTTTTTAAACGTTTTATCACAGATAATTTTAAAGGATCAAACTAA
- a CDS encoding zinc metallopeptidase, which yields MFFSLTYWYMDVLILIAFGVTIWAQFRVKGTFNKWGKVANSSGLTGYEAARKMLDANGLYDVPVEPVKGVLSDHYDPIKRVVRLSEPVYNQRSISALSVACHEVGHAIQHSVNYPMLVLRHKMFPAVNFTSGAAPFLLIGGFLFQATGLILAGVIFFSVAVAFQLVTLPVEFNASNRARAIMVSEGYIGNQEESGVAKVLNAAALTYVASALVALLELLKYILILFNNRE from the coding sequence ATGTTTTTTTCATTAACTTATTGGTATATGGATGTACTCATATTAATTGCATTTGGTGTAACAATATGGGCTCAATTTCGAGTGAAAGGGACTTTTAATAAATGGGGAAAAGTTGCTAATTCTTCTGGATTAACGGGTTATGAAGCAGCTAGAAAAATGTTAGATGCAAATGGATTGTATGATGTACCAGTTGAACCAGTGAAAGGGGTATTATCTGATCATTATGATCCAATCAAACGAGTAGTGAGGTTATCAGAACCCGTCTATAACCAAAGATCTATTTCAGCATTATCCGTAGCTTGTCATGAAGTAGGACACGCCATCCAACATAGTGTGAATTACCCAATGCTTGTATTACGTCATAAGATGTTTCCTGCAGTGAATTTCACCTCTGGGGCTGCACCCTTTTTGTTAATTGGTGGATTTTTGTTTCAAGCAACAGGATTAATCTTAGCAGGTGTAATTTTCTTCTCAGTAGCTGTTGCCTTTCAATTGGTTACATTACCTGTAGAGTTTAATGCTAGTAACAGAGCAAGGGCCATTATGGTCTCTGAAGGCTATATTGGCAACCAAGAAGAGAGTGGTGTTGCAAAGGTATTAAATGCCGCGGCTTTAACTTATGTTGCATCTGCATTGGTTGCTTTACTCGAATTGCTTAAATACATTTTAATATTATTCAATAATAGAGAATAG
- a CDS encoding MerR family transcriptional regulator, which yields MKLYKIGELSQIAGLSSRTVDYYTKIGLIHPIKRLEKNNYRLYNDETLQRLKRIEMLKKDKYSLDEIKHTLDQLDKITEDTLIKEKLTSLQDHLKLVEKDVKELSPVIENLKPNQAQNIYKHLTPQTAACMEALLFLLNKGPLM from the coding sequence ATGAAGCTTTATAAAATTGGGGAGTTGTCCCAAATAGCTGGTCTAAGTTCGAGAACCGTTGATTATTATACAAAAATAGGTCTTATACATCCCATAAAACGACTGGAAAAAAATAATTATCGATTATATAATGATGAAACTTTACAGCGGTTAAAACGTATTGAAATGTTGAAGAAAGACAAATATTCTTTAGATGAAATAAAACATACACTTGATCAATTAGATAAAATTACAGAAGATACCTTAATCAAAGAGAAACTAACCTCTTTACAAGATCATTTAAAATTAGTGGAAAAAGATGTAAAGGAATTAAGTCCTGTCATTGAGAATTTAAAACCGAATCAAGCACAAAATATTTATAAACATCTTACACCACAAACGGCGGCATGTATGGAAGCATTATTATTTCTTCTAAATAAAGGTCCTTTAATGTAA